A single window of Mycobacterium sp. ITM-2016-00318 DNA harbors:
- a CDS encoding PE-PPE domain-containing protein: protein MANIAKHIGRIGALAVALGVGIAAAPVSTASVSDTPPPPDTTALILCGTTCPTPNQFWMDSIVNKFVAPTHPDQIIAPVKVTAPMEFWPITGVFRVLGLALGPASIWGPGGPGWPDEPLWKLSGLFDLTADKSLEGGVAGLEDALAATLAANPDGPVVIYGNSQGAGIANVVKKRLAEQYPGPDAPDIDFVLGGDPNLPNGGLAARFPGLHIPILNLTMNGPAATDTQFDTVEINEQYDGFSDFPLYPLNFVADLNAVLGIVYVHMYGLDLSLPAENPTESPAYQYKHGDTSYYFFENPDLPLFGPLRTLGVPEPVIDVFEPFFRVIVEQGYDRSIPAWQPTPARLIPEFDPAKLTSDLVDAVGEGIDNAGALVKPAASLTITAPSTNTTVDEDVQVAELQTNESIGAVQSVDNFDTTEKSQGDRSNNSTPFTTGPTRQTPLRDAAKNLSSGIKKVVNDVSNNIKKSLNTRKRERLESQHEADRGQSADSTTSASS from the coding sequence ATGGCGAACATCGCGAAGCACATCGGTCGCATAGGTGCACTGGCGGTTGCGCTGGGGGTAGGAATCGCGGCTGCGCCGGTGTCGACGGCCTCGGTGTCGGACACACCGCCGCCGCCTGACACGACCGCCTTGATCCTGTGCGGGACGACCTGCCCGACACCCAACCAGTTCTGGATGGACTCCATCGTGAACAAGTTCGTCGCGCCGACCCATCCAGACCAGATCATCGCGCCGGTCAAAGTGACGGCGCCCATGGAGTTCTGGCCCATAACAGGGGTCTTCCGCGTCCTCGGGCTCGCGCTCGGGCCCGCGAGCATTTGGGGGCCGGGTGGACCAGGCTGGCCGGACGAGCCGCTGTGGAAACTCTCGGGGCTCTTCGACCTCACCGCGGATAAGTCGCTGGAGGGCGGGGTGGCCGGTCTGGAGGATGCGCTTGCCGCGACGCTTGCCGCGAACCCCGATGGCCCCGTGGTGATCTACGGCAACTCTCAGGGCGCGGGCATCGCGAACGTGGTGAAGAAAAGACTCGCCGAGCAATACCCGGGACCCGATGCCCCCGATATCGACTTCGTGCTGGGCGGTGACCCGAACCTGCCCAACGGCGGTCTTGCCGCCCGCTTCCCGGGCCTGCACATCCCGATCCTCAACTTGACCATGAACGGACCCGCGGCTACCGACACCCAGTTCGACACTGTGGAGATCAACGAGCAGTACGACGGCTTCTCCGATTTTCCGTTGTATCCACTCAATTTCGTCGCTGATTTGAACGCCGTTCTGGGCATCGTCTACGTGCACATGTACGGCCTCGACCTGAGCCTGCCCGCCGAAAACCCGACGGAATCGCCGGCATATCAGTACAAGCACGGCGACACCAGCTACTACTTCTTCGAGAATCCGGACCTGCCGTTGTTCGGTCCGCTGCGCACGCTGGGGGTGCCCGAGCCGGTGATCGATGTGTTCGAGCCGTTCTTCCGGGTGATCGTGGAACAGGGCTACGACCGCAGCATCCCGGCGTGGCAGCCCACCCCGGCACGGCTGATCCCCGAGTTCGATCCGGCCAAGTTGACCAGCGATCTCGTCGACGCGGTCGGCGAGGGGATCGACAACGCCGGTGCACTCGTCAAGCCAGCGGCATCGCTCACAATTACTGCACCATCAACGAATACAACCGTCGATGAGGATGTTCAAGTCGCCGAGTTGCAGACCAACGAATCTATCGGTGCAGTGCAGTCGGTCGACAACTTTGATACGACTGAGAAGTCGCAAGGCGACCGCAGCAACAACTCGACGCCCTTCACCACCGGCCCTACGCGACAAACACCTCTGCGCGATGCGGCCAAGAACCTGAGCAGCGGCATCAAGAAGGTCGTCAACGACGTATCGAACAACATCAAGAAATCGCTGAACACCCGCAAACGTGAACGCCTCGAGAGCCAGCATGAGGCCGACCGAGGCCAATCTGCTGACTCGACGACCTCCGCCTCGTCCTAG
- the mntR gene encoding manganese-binding transcriptional regulator MntR: MSPNGNPRDLTAVAQDYLKVIWTAQEWSHEKVSTKMLAERIGVSASTASESIRKLADQGLVDHEKYGAVTLTQAGRMAALEMVRRHRLMETFLVRMLGYSWDEVHDEAEVLEHAVSDRMLDRIDAKLGYPKRDPHGDPIPAADGHVPTPDARQLSVCSDGESGTVARISDADPEMLRYFDSVGITLDSRLMVLARRDFAGMISVAIKGADAKEDDPGTTVDLGSPAAEAIWVVA; the protein is encoded by the coding sequence GTGAGCCCGAACGGTAACCCGCGCGACCTGACCGCAGTCGCCCAGGATTACCTGAAGGTCATCTGGACCGCGCAGGAGTGGTCACACGAGAAGGTCAGCACCAAGATGCTCGCCGAGCGCATCGGGGTCTCTGCGAGCACCGCGTCGGAGTCGATCCGCAAGCTCGCCGACCAAGGCCTGGTCGACCACGAGAAGTACGGTGCGGTGACCCTGACGCAGGCGGGTCGTATGGCCGCGCTGGAGATGGTGCGCAGGCACCGGCTGATGGAGACTTTCCTGGTGCGGATGCTCGGCTACAGCTGGGACGAGGTGCATGACGAGGCCGAGGTGCTCGAGCACGCGGTTTCAGACCGCATGCTGGACCGCATCGACGCCAAGCTCGGCTACCCGAAGCGCGATCCGCACGGTGACCCGATCCCCGCCGCCGACGGCCACGTGCCGACACCCGACGCGCGGCAGCTGTCGGTGTGCTCCGACGGCGAGTCCGGCACCGTGGCCCGTATCTCCGACGCCGATCCGGAGATGCTGCGCTATTTCGACAGTGTCGGGATCACCTTGGACTCACGGCTGATGGTGCTCGCCCGTCGCGACTTCGCAGGCATGATCTCGGTCGCTATCAAAGGCGCCGACGCCAAGGAGGACGACCCGGGTACGACGGTGGACCTCGGCAGCCCCGCCGCCGAAGCGATCTGGGTCGTCGCCTAG